In Osmerus mordax isolate fOsmMor3 chromosome 24, fOsmMor3.pri, whole genome shotgun sequence, the following are encoded in one genomic region:
- the fancg gene encoding Fanconi anemia group G protein translates to MTAETRLSLLDTWIQENNAIVKKWEQRDSVIQDNIQTLLKRCHLESHKLLRKIQGIPAVTDHVQLELTVVYNCCVFSLSQSQLSEAEQVLTQGLKRGLEMLGWDPPPGAGLAQFWSYVLAKPPGGSAVHSCLQQLLCFSWALWLATCQLAIIQDMQEALISLSEGLGDEGVGERRSAGAWREKSAPPRPQVVLDPRELRDILQICTVIAQGADWLVEGRCSEALCVLQTGPSLPAPRVQLAHTHFLSGLCLARTGCPQSALQCFRKAMEVDSRCVSALHQSILVYQQLGNTQAEIQGLHLLHSMLVLPPAVESGNPLLRPSSLLRGQSLSLLLSVPSPLGVLHSLALKNVLHGRLSEGAELYLDLLAELQSGDQHTSQVGVADALPLPRLAEVYLEAGSALLAAKRPADALALCDEVINTTLDLLPNKRLNLEEEEEEELGDGAEAGSVALGRLETVHWAGSAHLLQAHCQAHLKDWKQAVELYTRCINLVVKVCVLQKDGTPVPPGADPAPGRHRGSLLALRRLKGLALAGRGISFTQRDQLREALRDLQLSLQASAGCMQAELWLGEVLWRLGRKREATGSWQRAWSSSGEPPPEGLPLYLQDPQSGPSLDPADLQQRLEEFTLSLCPGGVS, encoded by the exons ATGACTGCCGAAACACGTTTGTCGTTACTTGACACATGGATAcaagaaaataacgccatagtTAAAAAGTGGGAG CAACGTGACAGTGTTATTCAAGACAACATCCAGACTTTATTGAAACGATGTCATCTGGAAAGTCACAAGCTACTCCGGAAAATCCAAG GTATCCCTGCAGTCACAGACCATGTCCAGTTGGAGCTGACAGTTGTGTATAACTGCTGTGTTTTCTCCTTAAGTCAGTCACAACTCTCCGAGGCAGAGCAGGTCCTCACACAAGGCTTGAAGAGAG gTCTAGAGATGTTGGGTTGGGatcctcctccaggtgctggCCTAGCACAGTTCTGGAGTTACGTTTTAGCCAAGCCTCCGGGAGGCTCAGCTGTACACTCCTGTCTCCAGCAGCTGCTCTGCTTCAGCTGGGCGCTCTGGCTGGCCACCTGCCAACTGGCAATCATACAagacatgcag GAGgcgctgatctctctctccgagggtctgggagatgagggggtgggtgagaggaggagtgcGGGGGCGTGGAGGGAGAAGAGCGCCCCTCCCAGACCGCAGGTGGTCCTGGACCCCAGAGAGCTGAGGGACATCCTGCAAATCTGCACAGTCATTGCTCAAG gtgctgattggctggtggaGGGCCGGTGTTCGGAGGCcctgtgtgttctccagactgGACCCTCTCTACCAGCCCCCAGAGTccagctggcacacacacacttcctgtcaggCCTCTGCCTCGCacgcacg ggttgtCCCCAGAGTGCGCTCCAATGCTTTAGGAAGGCGATGGAGGTGGACTCCAGATGTGTATCTGCTCTGCACCAAAGCATTCTGGTCTATCAGCAGCTTGGAAACACTCAGGCAGAGATACAGGGTCTTCACCTGCTGCATTCA ATGCTGGTGTTGCCACCAGCAGTTGAGTCTGGAAACCCTTTGCTCCgcccttcttctcttctccgCGGCCAATCCCTGAGcctcctgctgtctgtcccctcccccctcggcGTGCTACACAGTCTGGCGTTGAAGAACGTTCTCCATGGCAG GCTGTCAGAGGGAGCAGAGCTGTACTTGGACCTGCTGGCTGAACTCCAGTCTGGAGACCAACACACT TCTCAGGTGGGCGTCGCCGATGCCCTGCCCCTCCCAAGGTTAGCCGAGGTGTACCTGGAGGCTGGCTCCGCCCTCCTTGCCGCCAAGCGACCCGCCGACGCCCTGGCACTGTGTGATGAGGTCATCAACACCACTCTGGACCTGCTGCCCAATAAGAGGCtgaacctggaggaggaggaggaggaggagttggggGATGGGGCTGAGGCCGGGTCTGTGGCCCTGGGCCGGCTGGAGACAGTGCACTGGGCTggctctgctcacctcctccaagCCCACTGCCAAGCCCACCTGAAGGACTGGAAACAGGCCGTGGAGCTGTACACCAG GTGCATCAACTTggttgtgaaggtgtgtgtcctccagaaaG ACGGGACTCCGGTGCCCCCAGGTGCCGACCCAGCGCCCGGGCGCCACAGGGGGAGCCTGCTAGCCCTCCGCAGGCTGAAGGGGCTGGCTCTGGCCGGCAGGGGCATCAGCTTcacccagagagaccagctgaggGAAGCTCTGAGGGACCTTCAGCTGAGCCTGCAGGCATCTGCAG GGTGCATGCAGGCGGAGCTGTGGCTGGGGGAGGtgctgtggaggctggggaggaaacGGGAAGCTACAGGCAGCTGGCAGAGGGCCTGGAGCTCCAGCGGGGAACCCCCACCAGA gggcctccctctctaccttcaGGACCCTCAGAGTGGCCCCTCCCTGGACCCTGCAGACCTGCAGCAAAGGCTGGAGGaattcactctatctctctgcccTGGAGGGGTCTCATAA
- the LOC136933056 gene encoding neurofilament heavy polypeptide-like gives MSRRNEKEVLQTLNDRFAGYIDKVRNLEMHNKNLEAEAAELRQSQAGRVSVGEHYDRELGDLRGLVQQLTGEKARAVLEHEHLEEDIQNMQAKLEDEARTREEMVAATRVMNKYVDECGHARLELDKKLCVLQEESAFLKKNHDEEVAELLAQIQGAQMSFEVRDTLKADVTSALREIRAQLDGHATKSATQAEEWFKVRMQRLSVAAHDNTEAIRGAQEEISEYRRQLQSRTIELETLQGTKESLERQHMDTEDRHNGDLNSMQETIHQLSNELKSTKWEMASQLRGYQELLNVKMALDIEIAAYRKLLEGEETRLVSGIGPYSYLTLKGEEMSDTVILEEQTDETQLTEDTEEGDDEEEAGEDEGEKEGEKEERGDEEGDETKAEGEVEEGGDETKEEQAEGAEEEEEGGDEGKEEDDKSKSPEEAASPPSKSPHKSPAVQSPESKSPPSKSPMPKSPAKSPAVKSPVDERSKSPESKSPAVKSPESKSPEPKTPEPKSPVTKTPEPKTPELKSPATKSPQPKTPEPKSPIAKTPEPKTPEPKSPIAKTPESKTPEPKSPATKSPQPKTPELKSPATKSPQPKTPELKSPATKSPQPKTPEPKSPVAKTPESKTPEAKSPVAKTPEPKTPEPKSPVAKTPESKTPELKSPVTKTPESKTPETKSPVAKTPEAKTPEPKSPVAKTPESKTPETKSPVAKTPESKTPEAKSPVAKTPEPKTPEPKSPVAKTPESKTPEPKSPVAKTPESKTPEAKSPVAKTPEPKTPELKSPATKSPQPKTPEPKSPVAKTPEHKTPEPKSPVAKTPEPKTPELKSPATKSPQPKTPEPKSPVAKTPESKTPEAKSPVAKTPEPKTPEPKSPVAKTPESKTPEPKSPVAKTPESKTPEPKSPVAKTPESKTPEPKSPIAKTPEPKTPELKSPATESPQPKTPELKSPATKSPQPKTPELKSPATKSPQPKTPEPKSPIAKTPESKTPEPKSPIAKTPESKTPEPKSPVAKTPESKTPEPKSPIAKTPESKTPEAKSPVAKTPESKTPEPKSPVAKTPESKTPEPKSPVAKTPESKTPEPKSPIAKTPESKTPEPKSPIAKTPESKTPEPKSPGAKTPESKTPEPKSPVAKTPGPKSPVAKSPQPKTPEPKTPEPNSPVTKDPPKEEKKEQVKDEEKEKQDPKSKSEDKADKPDAKEKKPEESHKPAKPEEDKPSPKSPTKKEEEKSAPPKTDEPPTEVKPAPKVATPEKAESKKEEKKPEAKKEEKKEEKEEKKPSPKAADSKDAENTETIEKCSSTEAKESKEEKAKE, from the exons ATGTCGAGAAGGAACGAGAAGGAGGTTCTTCAGACTCTAAACGACCGGTTCGCGGGCTACATTGACAAGGTGCGAAACCTCGAGATGCACAACAAGAACCTGGAGGCCGAAGCGGCAGAGCTGAGGCAGAGCCAGGCTGGACGCGTGTCTGTTGGAGAGCATTACGATCGCGAGCTGGGTGACCTGAGGGGTCTGGTGCAGCAGCTGACCGGAGAGAAAGCTCGTGCGGTCCTGGAGCACGAGCATCTGGAGGAGGACATCCAGAACATGCAGGCTAAACTGGAGGACGAGGCACGCACCCGCGAGGAGATGGTGGCCGCTACTCGGGTCATGAACAAGTATGTGGATGAGTGCGGTCATGCCCGGCTTGAGCTGGACAAGAAGCTTTGTGTACTACAAGAAGAATCCGCCTTCCTGAAGAAGAACCACGACGAGGAGGTTGCAGAACTTCTTGCGCAAATTCAAGGCGCCCAGATGAGCTTTGAGGTTCGAGACACTCTCAAAGCAGACGTTACGAGCGCACTGAGGGAGATTCGCGCACAGCTGGACGGACACGCAACAAAGAGCGCAACACAAGCTGAAGAATGGTTCAAAG TGCGCATGCAGCGTCTGTCGGTGGCGGCGCACGACAACACCGAGGCGATCCGCGGCGCCCAGGAGGAGATCTCCGAGTACCGACGCCAGCTTCAGAGCCGCACCATCGAGCTGGAGACCCTGCAAGGAACCAAGGAGTCTCTGGAGAGGCAGCACATGGACACTGAGGACAGACACAACGGAGATCTCAACTCCATGcag GAGACTATCCACCAGCTGAGCAATGAGTTGAAGAGCACCAAGTGGGAGATGGCCAGCCAGCTGAGGGGGTACCAGGAGCTGCTCAACGTGAAGATGGCTCTGGACATCGAGATCGCTGCCTACAG GAAACTGCTGGAAGGCGAGGAAACTCGTTTAGTTTCGGGGATTGGGCCGTACTCCTACCTGACGCTGAAAGGAGAAGAGATGTCCGACACGGTTATCCTGGAGGAGCAGACTGACGAGACTCAGTTGACGGAGGACACAGAAGAGGGGGATGACGaggaagaggcaggagaggacgagggagagaaggagggagaaaaggaggaaagaggtgATGAAGAGGGCGACGAGACCAAAGCAGAAGGAGAGGTTGAGGAAGGAGGTGACGAGACCAAGGAGGAGCAGGCCGAGGgagctgaagaggaggaagagggcggtgacgaggggaaggaagaggacGACAAGTCAAAGTCGCCTGAGGAGGCGGCCTCACCTCCATCCAAGTCACCCCACAAGTCTCCAGCAGTCCAATCCCCAGAATCCAAGTCACCTCCATCCAAATCACCTATGCCAAAATCGCCTGCCAAGTCTCCAGCAGTCAAATCACCAGTGGACGAGAGGTCAAAATCCCCAGAATCCAAGTCCCCCGCTGTCAAATCGCCCGAGTCCAAATCTCCAGAGCCCAAGACCCCCGAGCCCAAGTCCCCCGTCACCAAAACTCCGGAACCCAAGACCCCCGAGCTCAAGTCCCCCGCCACCAAATCTCCCCAGCCCAAGACCCCCGAGCCCAAGTCACCCATCGCCAAAACTCCAGAGCCCAAGACCCCCGAGCCCAAGTCACCCATCGCCAAAACTCCAGAATCCAAGACCCCGGAGCCCAAGTCCCCCGCCACCAAATCTCCCCAGCCCAAGACCCCCGAGCTCAAGTCCCCCGCCACCAAATCTCCCCAGCCCAAGACCCCCGAGCTCAAGTCCCCCGCCACCAAATCTCCCCAGCCCAAGACCCCCGAACCCAAGTCCCCCGTCGCCAAAACTCCAGAATCCAAGACCCCCGAGGCCAAGTCCCCCGTCGCCAAAACTCCAGAACCCAAGACCCCGGAGCCCAAGTCCCCTGTCGCCAAAACTCCAGAGTCCAAGACCCCCGAGCTCAAGTCCCCCGTCACCAAAACTCCGGAATCCAAGACCCCTGAGACCAAGTCCCCCGTCGCCAAAACTCCAGAAGCCAAGACCCCGGAGCCCAAGTCCCCCGTCGCCAAAACTCCGGAATCCAAGACCCCCGAGACCAAGTCCCCCGTCGCCAAAACTCCAGAATCCAAGACCCCCGAGGCCAAGTCCCCCGTCGCCAAAACTCCAGAACCCAAGACCCCGGAGCCCAAGTCCCCTGTCGCCAAAACTCCAGAATCCAAGACCCCCGAGCCCAAGTCCCCCGTCGCCAAAACTCCAGAATCCAAGACCCCCGAGGCCAAGTCCCCCGTCGCCAAAACTCCAGAGCCAAAGACCCCCGAGCTCAAGTCCCCCGCCACCAAATCTCCCCAGCCAAAGACCCCCGAGCCCAAGTCCCCCGTCGCCAAAACTCCAGAACACAAGACCCCGGAGCCCAAATCCCCCGTCGCCAAAACTCCAGAGCCCAAGACCCCCGAGCTCAAGTCCCCCGCCACCAAATCCCCCCAGCCCAAGACCCCCGAACCCAAGTCCCCCGTCGCCAAAACTCCAGAATCCAAGACCCCCGAGGCCAAGTCCCCCGTCGCCAAAACTCCAGAACCCAAGACCCCAGAGCCCAAGTCCCCTGTCGCCAAAACTCCAGAATCCAAGACCCCGGAGCCCAAGTCCCCTGTCGCCAAAACTCCAGAATCCAAGACCCCGGAGCCCAAGTCCCCCGTCGCCAAAACTCCAGAATCCAAGACCCCGGAGCCCAAATCCCCCATCGCCAAAACTCCAGAGCCCAAGACCCCCGAGCTCAAGTCCCCCGCCACCGAATCTCCCCAGCCCAAGACCCCCGAGCTCAAGTCCCCCGCCACCAAATCTCCCCAGCCCAAGACCCCCGAGCTCAAGTCCCCCGCCACCAAATCTCCCCAGCCCAAGACCCCGGAGCCCAAGTCCCCCATCGCCAAAACTCCAGAATCCAAGACCCCCGAGCCCAAGTCCCCCATCGCCAAAACTCCAGAATCCAAGACCCCGGAGCCCAAGTCCCCGGTCGCCAAAACTCCAGAATCCAAGACCCCCGAGCCCAAGTCCCCCATCGCCAAAACTCCAGAATCCAAGACGCCGGAGGCCAAGTCCCCCGTCGCCAAAACTCCAGAATCCAAGACCCCCGAGCCCAAGTCCCCCGTCGCCAAAACTCCAGAATCCAAGACCCCGGAGCCCAAGTCCCCCGTCGCCAAAACTCCAGAATCCAAGACCCCCGAGCCCAAGTCCCCCATCGCCAAAACTCCAGAATCCAAGACCCCCGAGCCCAAGTCCCCCATCGCCAAAACTCCAGAATCCAAGACCCCGGAGCCCAAGTCCCCCGGAGCCAAAACTCCAGAATCCAAGACCCCCGAGCCCAAGTCCCCCGTCGCCAAAACTCCAGGGCCCAAGTCCCCTGTTGCCAAATCTCCCCAGCCCAAGACCCCCGAGCCCAAGACCCCAGAGCCCAATTCCCCCGTCACCAAAGACCCCccaaaggaggagaagaaagagcaagtgaaggatgaggagaaagagaagcaggACCCTAAGAGCAAGTCCGAGGACAAGGCCGACAAACCAGACGCGAAGGAgaagaagccagaggagagccaCAAACCGGCCAAGCCTGAAGAGGACAAGCCCAGCCCCAAGTCCCCGAccaagaaagaagaggagaaatcTGCTCCTCCGAAAACAGACGAGCCCCCGACCGAGGTGAAGCCCGCCCCTAAAGTGGCCACGCCTGAGAAGgcggagagcaagaaagaggagaagaaaccCGAGgccaagaaggaggagaagaaggaggagaaggaggagaagaagccatCCCCCAAAGCAGCCGACAGCAAGGACGCAGAGAATACAGAGACGATCGAGAAGTGTTCCAGCACAGAGGCCAAGGAGAGCAAGGAGGAGAAGGCCAAGGAGTGA